The Cloacibacterium sp. TD35 region AAAGCTGGACTTGTTGGCAAACTAGGTTTATAAGGAATTTCGTTGGTGATTTTCGGTTTTACAAACCTCGAAAGCAAAAATTTAGCAATAAAACTAGGCTTTGGAAATTTTTCAGGCGTGAAAGTCAAGTCATAGGCTACATTTAAATGTGCTAAAACTTGGTCTACACTCATTTTGCCCCATTTTCTTTGGGTTTCAGGTGTTAAATTATTGATTCTATTGATGTACTCTTGCGCATCTTGTGTATCAAAAACGTTTTGCATGGATTTTATTTTTAGAGAATCTCAAAGTTAATTGAAATTTCTAAAATGCCTATCAAAAGAATCAAAAAAATGTTATAAAATTTAAAAAATAAAAAATGTTTTTAACCTTAAATATCACTTCTAATTCTGCTTAAAGTCTCCTGAGAAATTCCCAGATAAGTAGCAATCATTCCTAATGGAGCTCTGAGAATGATATTAGGATTTTCTTCCAAAAGTTGAATATATTTTTCTTTTGCCGTCATGTATTGCAGCGAAGAAATTCTGTGAGACATCTGTATCATTAAGTTTCCTAGAATATATCTGCTGAAATTTGCCGCAGTAAGCGAAACCGAACATAATTCCTCTAATTTATTGAAATTACAAGTAGTGATTACAGATTTTTCTAAGGTTTCAATGTTATTTCTAGTAGGTTGGTTCTTAAAAAGCGTATCTATATTAGCCGTAATCTTGCCTTCAGAATAAAAATTGGTGGTAATATCTTTTCCGTTTTCGTAGTAAAACATTCTTAGCAAACCTTCATCTACAAAGAAAACGGTATGATTATATTGATTTTGTTTGCTCAATATTTCTCCTTTTTCAAAGACTTTTGTTTCACATTCTTCATTTAAAAAACGCTCTATTTCTGCATCTATCTTAATGTGTTTATTAAGTTCTTGAATTAATTTCATGAAAACTAAATTTCTGGCAAAATTACACAAAAAAGGCGTCTCAGTTACCTGAAAACGCCTTCGAATAAACATTAATAAAAAACTATATGGATTAAACGAACCTCTGGTCGTCATAATCTTCAGAGAGATGATAGGCTTTAAATAGCATTTTGATTTTGATTTTCAATGCAATCCAGCCTAAAAGGAAATAAACCCAACCTAGAATAAATAAGTGCCAGAAATATTTTTTGGTTAAAAAATCTGAACCTTTTTCTACCACCATAATTTTCAATGCTTCTAAATATGGGGTTAAAGGAATAATTTTAGTGAAATAAGTAATGAAATCTGGCATGGCATAACTTGGCCAAGTAAATCCACTGATAATAAACGCTGGAGACGCAATCACCATTAAAATCTGAGTCGCTTTGAGCGCATCTGGAACCAAAATACTCACCAAAACTCCTAAATTGGTTGCCGCTACTACAAAAATTGCTGTTATCAAGAAGAAATTCATGGCGTTTTCTGGAAGTGGAATTTTAAAATACAAACTGCATAAGTAAAAAACCAAAATATTTAAATTGGAGAAAATCCAAACGGGTAAACATTTAATCGCCATTACCAAAATCGCATATTTGTGTTTCCCTGCAAAGTCTTTTATGAAAGAATCTCTTTTAAATTCCTCGGAAAAAGTAACTGCCATTGCCAAAAGAATGACTTGCTGTAAAACCACCGCCATCATTGCTGGCCACATGAAAATTAAGTAATTACTCGTGGTGTTAAAAAGCGTAATGTAATTGGCTTTGTAAGGTTCTATATTGGCTTTTGCTTGGTCTGCATTCATTCCTTTTTTCTGCAAAGCTTTCATTTCGGCACCTGCTGAAAAAGTACCCAAGGTTAATTGAATCGCTTTTGAAGCAAAATTAGCGGTCAACACATTCGAAGTATTGAGATAAACGTTAATTTCTGGATATTTCTTTTGCAGCATATTCGCCTCGAAACGTTCAGGAATAATCACTACTGCTCCTGCTTCTGTTTTGATGACCTCATCTTTCAAAATCGCTGGTTCTTCTACATAATTCAGTACTTTAAGCGTTTGATTATCATCTAACATGTCAACAATTTGGTTAGACAAAGGAGTTTGATCATGATTAATTACAATTACTGGAATGTCTGTCACTTTTCCCTTTTCGTAGGTAAAACCTAATAAAAGCGCATAAAAAATGGGTGCGATAAAAAATACAGAAAGCATGGTTTTATTCGTGAAGAACAAATGAAACTCTCTCTTTAAAAGGTATCTTAACTGTTTCATTTTTGTAAATTTTTGAGTTAAGATTATTTTAAAGTTACGCTAGAATTCACCAAAATATTATTCACTTTTGCTCTATCTGCAGGAATTACTTTAATTTCGTAAACCGCATCTTCTGGTTGATAATCGGGGAAAGCAGTGGTAATATCTGCGTATTTTGTCAATTGCTTGATTGAAACTATTTTCCCTGAAAACTCTTGATTTCCGTAAGTAGATTTCATATTCACGGTCATTCCTTTTTGATATTTAGAAATTTTACTTTCTGGAATGGTAAAACGGAAATAAGTAGAGTTCGGAATGTAGCCGTTAAATAACGCATAACCTGCAGTTGCCAATTCGCCTACATTTAGAGAAATGGTTTCAATTTCCATATCATTGGTTGCGATAATATATCTTTCAGAATAGGCTACATTAGCTTCCTGGAGAACACCTCTCGCTTGATTTTCTTGACCAATTGCCATTTCTATTTTTTCTAATCTTGTACCGATTTCTACATCGTGCAACTCTGCATTTACTGCGTCATATTGAGCTTTTGCGCCTTGTAATTTTGCGAAAGCCTCATCATAATTTTGTGGAGAAAGCAAACTGTCTTTGTACATGTTTTGTGCTCTTTTAAAAGATTTTTGAGCATATTCATATTGTTCTGCTAAACCTTTTTGTTTGGCTTTTAACTGACGAAGTTGGTCTGCAGTTGCGCCGTTTTTCGCCAATTGTGCTTGTGCAGTTGCTGCAGCAGTTGCTCCTTTTGCTTGAGCAATTTTCGCTGAAACTTCTGGAACGTCTAACATTGCGAGGGTATCTCCTGCTTTTACGGTTTGTCCTTCTTCTACATAAATTTTTAAAATTCTACCTGTAACTTTTGGTGCGAAAGAAACAATTTCTTTTTTGGTTTTTCCTTCAGTTAATTGTTGTGGAGTTTCATTTTTACAAGCTCCGAGAGAAAGTAAGGTTACTAAAAATAAAGATTTTACAATATAGTTTTTCATTGGATTAAAATATTTAATTGATTAATGTTTATCGTTTTATAGTTTTTCTAAGTTTAAATTTTGAGTAGATTTCATAAGTTCTACCGCTGCTCTTCTTTGATTGAAAATAGCAGTTTGATATTCTAATTCTGCGTTTTCTAAATCGTTTTCTGCTTCTATCAATTGAGTAGATTTAATCAACCCATATCTGAATTCTTTTTCGGCTTGTGTCATTGCATTTTTAGCAATTTGTTTCGCTTTTGCTTTTAAATCTACTTGAGCATTTGCAATGTTGTAATTGGTTTGATTATTGGCTAAATTGAGTTGTAATTTTCTTTCTGCATCAGATTTTTTACTTTCTAAAATCTCTCTTTCTATTTTTGCTTTTTCTACTTCGTGTTTTCCTTCATTTCCATCAAAAACATCCCATTTAAAACCAATTCCCGCTTGAAAAATCGGCAATAAATTAAGATTGGTTAAATCGTAATCTAACTTTGCGCCAGTTCCCGGCATTAATTCTTTAGATGAAGAAAGATTGGTATTATAAAATCCCATGTATGAAAGTGAAGTCATGGCTTGCACTTTCGGAATCCACCAGGTTTTTTCGGCTTTTATTTTGGCATCAATGGCTTTAATCCCGAAATCCAAAGCTTTTAATTCTGCTCTATTTTCGATGGTTTTATCGGTTACCAAATAATCTATTTTTTCTAAATCAGGATTGATGAGAGCAATTCTCTCTTTGTCAATTCCCGTTAAAACATTTAATTGCGTAATCAGCAACTCTTTTTTGCCTTCGTATTCTACCATTTTAGAATCCAAAGTAGCTTGTGCCAATTCTATTTTTTTGTAATCATAAGGAGTAATCAAACCATAACCTAAGGCTTTTTCTGCTGTTTTTTTATTGGCATCGAGACGTTTTTTACTTTCATCTAAAACTTTTTTAGATTCTATCACGAGCGCAAATTGATCATAAGCTTTAGAAATTTGAGTAATGACTTCATCTTGATTTTTGACTTGCAAAGCTTGAGTGGCATTATTTTTCTCGGTCAAAGCCTGTTTCAGATATTTTACTTTTCCGCCAGAATAAAGAAGCGCTTTTGCTTCAACTTTTGCGGCTGCATCAAAACCCGACAAAGTAAAATTATTGTCAAAAGTTCCTTCTGGAAAAACAGCCCCCGGAAAAATAGGCTTAATCGCAGGAATGGCAATTTCTGGTGAAAGGAATTTAGCCGTAGCATTTAAATATTCACCTTTTCCTGAAATTTCAATTTTGGGTAAGAAAATGTCTTTTAATTTTTGTTGGTCTAATCCATTTGCTTTAGACTCTAAGTTTTGTTGTTCTATGGTAGCATCTTTACTCATCGCTGCCTCTACCAATTCCTTGAATGAAGGAACAGTTTGCGCAGAGAAGGACAAAGGAAAGCCTATCATTGCTGTAAAAATTAATGTTTTATAGTTTTTCATTTTTAATGTTTGTTTACGTTGCAAAGTTGCGACGATTGAAAAACTATTCCTTTGACATTTGTCAAAAAGTAAAATCGCCCACAAAAAATTTGTGGGCGATTTCATTTTCAATTTCAACTTTCAATTATTCTTGAATCGAAACTTTCGTTCCTTGTGTATGGGCGTTCATTTGCGGAGCATAATAGTTCTGCATCGTAGTAATTCCGTTGCTGAATGTTCCTGCTGCATTACAAATATAATCATACTCAAAAACGTATTTTCCTTTCGGCATGTATTCTATGTAGAAATTGGTAGAAGCATCTTTGGTAACCTGATAATAACCCAAATTATTCTTCCACTGATACCCAGAAAGTACATCTACTGGTTCAAAACCTGCTGCTCTCATATCTTTCAGATGAATGAATTCCATTTTTCTATCAGTGTTCAGAATCATTCTTACCGTTACTTTATCCCCGATTTTAAGAGGAGTATTTTCTGTAATTTTCTGCAATTCTTCACCATTTACCGTTTTCACTTTTTTGTACAATTCTTTGGTAATAGAAATATAACTTTCAGAAGATTTAATTTTGTCTAAATCCTCATAATACTGCCAGAATAAACCACCTTGTACAATTCCAGCACCCGATTTTGTAATGGTTACACTTGCTAAATTTTTATCTATTTTATCTGATTTCACCGCTGATTTTACGTAACCAGTTGCTTTTGTATCAGGATTGGTAAGTTCTTTTCCTGCCCAAATTATATTAGCTTTATCGCTTTCGGCTGAAGTCCAAGATTTTCCAGAATTTAAAATCGTGTAAATCACATCGGCAGTACTTCTGGAAGTATCCCAATTGGAAACTTCTTTCTGCGTAATCAACCAAATTTTCATTTCTTCCACAAAATTTACATCGCTTGTCAATTTATTGAAAGCTTCTAAAGCTCCAGCGTGATTTACCGTTTTAGAAGAATACCAACCCCAATCGTTGAGATTTTGTTTCCAATAAACGCCTTGCGTTTCACTTTGCACAGAAGTTTCTTTAAGATAAGTCATTAATTTTTTAGAAACGTCTTTTAAATTATACGCATCAAAAAGCAATGCGGCTCTGTGTAATCCAAAGAAAGTAAAGTCTGTAATCTCTGCTTTTTTCGCTTTTGCAATGACCAAATCTTTCATTTTCTTGCCTTCGCCTTTTAGCGGATATTCTTTCTCCCAATAATGACGAGAGTCTAAATAATCTAATACATAATTGCTCCAAACATTTTCTTTCTTCACCTCGAAATATCTGTTCACTTCATTGTCCAAATATTTCACCAAATTCGTCACCATTTCTTTTTGTTCCGAAGATTGATAATCTTCCAAATTTCCTTTCAACCATTCATTAATTCTGCCTAAATTTTTCAAAATATACAATGAATTGTAGTAAGAACTTGGGTAACCTGCGTACCAAGAGAAACCGCCATCAGGATTTTGCAATTTTTTCAGTTCGCTCCAATCTTGCTGAATCGAATTACGCATATTATTTGTATCAAATAAAAGCGAAAGTTTCGCCATTTGTTCAGTTTCATTTTTAGAATCTAAAATCCAAGGTGTTTCTTCCAATAACAATTGTTTCAATTCTTGATTTTTCTCAAGATTAGAGTTGAGTAAACCTTTAGATTGATATTCATCAAAAACAGTTTTCAGTTTCGGATTGGCTTTGAAAATTTCAGACGCCAAAACATCTGCAAACCATTTATTGAAAACCACATCCGCAGAAAGATTATTGTCATTTTTAAGACTTGGTAAAGCAAAAATCACTTCCCAAATCGGGTTGGTGGTCAATTCTAAAGTATTAGAAACATTAGTTGCCGTTTTAGAAGTATTATTTTTAAGATTTTCTAAAACAAAAGTCTTGGTTTGACCTTCTTTTACAAAAACCGGAACGGCATCGGTAACCAACATTCTATTTGGAAGAACCGCAATTGCTTTTTGTTCACCATCAGAAAGTTGACCTGCTTTTGCTACGTTTTTAATGATGATAGAAGAAACGCCATTCGGAACTTTTACATTCCATTGAATGGTTGTACTTCCGTTTGCATCTAAATTGAAAGATTTTTGAATATCGTTCAAATTAAATTTTGAAGAAATATCTTCATTTGTAAAAGCGTCTAAAATTTGTAATTGTGCTGTACCATTTAAATTTTTAGATGACAAATTTGCCAATTTTGATTTGAAAACCAATTCATCACCTTCTCTCAAAAATCTAGGATAATTAGGTGTTACCGAAAATTCTTTTTGTGTAACTACCGTTTTTTCTAAAGTTGCTGCTTGCGCATCTTTGGTATGTGCTAAAAACATCAGCTTCCATTGAGTAAGAGCTTCTGGAGAAGTAAATTCAAAAGATACATTTCCGTTTTTATCCGTCATGAGATTAGGATAGAAAAATGCCGTTTCGTTAAGATTCTGGCGAACTTTTATATTTTCTAAATCATTTTTAACAACTTTTTTACCATACCCAACCACAACAACTTGGTCAATTTCCTTAGATTGT contains the following coding sequences:
- a CDS encoding DUF1569 domain-containing protein — encoded protein: MQNVFDTQDAQEYINRINNLTPETQRKWGKMSVDQVLAHLNVAYDLTFTPEKFPKPSFIAKFLLSRFVKPKITNEIPYKPSLPTSPAFIIADERNFEEEKAKLIGNIQRVQQLGREAFEGKENINFGKMTAQGWNNMFAKHLNHHLDQFGV
- a CDS encoding Crp/Fnr family transcriptional regulator — protein: MKLIQELNKHIKIDAEIERFLNEECETKVFEKGEILSKQNQYNHTVFFVDEGLLRMFYYENGKDITTNFYSEGKITANIDTLFKNQPTRNNIETLEKSVITTCNFNKLEELCSVSLTAANFSRYILGNLMIQMSHRISSLQYMTAKEKYIQLLEENPNIILRAPLGMIATYLGISQETLSRIRSDI
- a CDS encoding ABC transporter permease is translated as MKQLRYLLKREFHLFFTNKTMLSVFFIAPIFYALLLGFTYEKGKVTDIPVIVINHDQTPLSNQIVDMLDDNQTLKVLNYVEEPAILKDEVIKTEAGAVVIIPERFEANMLQKKYPEINVYLNTSNVLTANFASKAIQLTLGTFSAGAEMKALQKKGMNADQAKANIEPYKANYITLFNTTSNYLIFMWPAMMAVVLQQVILLAMAVTFSEEFKRDSFIKDFAGKHKYAILVMAIKCLPVWIFSNLNILVFYLCSLYFKIPLPENAMNFFLITAIFVVAATNLGVLVSILVPDALKATQILMVIASPAFIISGFTWPSYAMPDFITYFTKIIPLTPYLEALKIMVVEKGSDFLTKKYFWHLFILGWVYFLLGWIALKIKIKMLFKAYHLSEDYDDQRFV
- a CDS encoding HlyD family secretion protein, which produces MKNYIVKSLFLVTLLSLGACKNETPQQLTEGKTKKEIVSFAPKVTGRILKIYVEEGQTVKAGDTLAMLDVPEVSAKIAQAKGATAAATAQAQLAKNGATADQLRQLKAKQKGLAEQYEYAQKSFKRAQNMYKDSLLSPQNYDEAFAKLQGAKAQYDAVNAELHDVEIGTRLEKIEMAIGQENQARGVLQEANVAYSERYIIATNDMEIETISLNVGELATAGYALFNGYIPNSTYFRFTIPESKISKYQKGMTVNMKSTYGNQEFSGKIVSIKQLTKYADITTAFPDYQPEDAVYEIKVIPADRAKVNNILVNSSVTLK
- a CDS encoding TolC family protein, which codes for MKNYKTLIFTAMIGFPLSFSAQTVPSFKELVEAAMSKDATIEQQNLESKANGLDQQKLKDIFLPKIEISGKGEYLNATAKFLSPEIAIPAIKPIFPGAVFPEGTFDNNFTLSGFDAAAKVEAKALLYSGGKVKYLKQALTEKNNATQALQVKNQDEVITQISKAYDQFALVIESKKVLDESKKRLDANKKTAEKALGYGLITPYDYKKIELAQATLDSKMVEYEGKKELLITQLNVLTGIDKERIALINPDLEKIDYLVTDKTIENRAELKALDFGIKAIDAKIKAEKTWWIPKVQAMTSLSYMGFYNTNLSSSKELMPGTGAKLDYDLTNLNLLPIFQAGIGFKWDVFDGNEGKHEVEKAKIEREILESKKSDAERKLQLNLANNQTNYNIANAQVDLKAKAKQIAKNAMTQAEKEFRYGLIKSTQLIEAENDLENAELEYQTAIFNQRRAAVELMKSTQNLNLEKL